The Coregonus clupeaformis isolate EN_2021a chromosome 13, ASM2061545v1, whole genome shotgun sequence genome includes a region encoding these proteins:
- the LOC123492238 gene encoding olfactory receptor 1361-like, which yields MSSLTSDVNQTENINTIIRPPYFFISGFIAIPHMKYYYVFLCFVYIISLVSNAFVMTGIYVDRSLHSPKYIAVFNLAFTDVCESTALVPKLLDMFLFSRQLISYDQCLTSLFFIFLFLTMQSFNLTILSYDRLVAICCPLRYHMMVTHRSMLRLTGAAWTFAVLMVLISVGLITRLSFCRSLVINSYFCDHGPLFRLAAPCSDVVPNLMMAYINPCVALYLPMVFIISSYICITHALFTITLPQDRLRAIKTCSSHLILVAIFYLPVILTYLLQPFIPTNARIINLSLTSVLPPMLNPIIYVLKTEEFKVSAKKLFRRGAQRAVAPVKLT from the exons ATGAGCTCCCTGACCTCTGACGTTAACCAGACAGagaacatcaacaccatcatccgaCCCCCTTACTTCTTCATCAGTGGTTTCATAGCCATCCCCCACATGAAGTACTACTACGTCTTCCTCTGTTTTGTATACATCATCTCTCTG GTGAGCAACGCCTTCGTCATGACTGGCATCTACGTGGACCGTAGTCTCCACAG CCCCAAGTACATTGCTGTGTTCAACCTGGCCTTCACAGACGTGTGTGAGAGCACGGCCCTGGTCCCCAAGCTGCTGGATATGTTCCTGTTCAGCAGACAGCTCATCTCCTACGACCAGTGCCTCACTAGcctcttcttcatcttcctcttcctcaccatGCAGTCCTTCAACCTCACCATCCTCTCCTATGACAGGCTGGTGGCCATCTGCTGCCCACTCAG GTACCACATGATGGTGACTCACAGGTCCATGCTCCGGCTGACTGGGGCTGCCTGGACGTTTGCTGTGTTGATGGTGTTGATCTCTGTGGGCCTCATCACCCGCCTCTCTTTCTGTAG gtCTCTGGTGATCAACAGCTACTTCTGTGACCATGGTCCCCTGTTCCGTCTGGCGGCCCCCTGTTCTGATGTGGTCCCTAACCTGATGATGGCGTATATCAATCCCTGTGTAGCCCTCTATCTCCCCATGGTCTTCATCATatcatcctacatctgtatcacaCACGCCCTGTTCACCATCACATTGCCCCAGGACAG actcagAGCCATTAAGACATGCAGCTCACACCTCATACTGGTTGCCATATTCTACTTGCCTGTTATTTTAACATACCTCCTCCAACCCTTCATACCAACCAACGCCCGGAtcatcaacctctccctgacctcgGTACTGCCACCCATGCTCAACCCCATCATATACGTTCTGAAGACAGAGGAGTTTAAGGTATCGGCCAAGAAGCTATTCAGAAGAGGGGCCCAGAGAGCTGTGGCGCCGGTGAAATTAACATGA